DNA sequence from the Chitinophaga flava genome:
CGCGATCACCTTGATAGTAAAATCATTGAGTTGATCCGTACACACTCCCCTAAAGTAATCGCTAACCCCATCGTCCGGCTTTTCCTGCAGGATCAAGGTGTTCCGGAACATGTATTCGAACAGATGAATGCCGGCGGTACCGTATCCATCCTGCATACAAAGGTGACGATGACCAACGCCTTCCATTTTGCTCAGGTATACCAGCCCGATGGTAAAATCGGCTATACACACGCTGCCAATGGTTTTATCATCTGGATGAGCGATGATGTCTCTGTTTATTATTCAGGAGATACCTCTGTTTTCAGTGATATGGCATTACTAGGCGAAATCTACGAACCAGACGTCGCTATCCTTCCTATCGGTGACCGCTATACGATGGGGCCCCTGGAAGCCGCTTTTGCTATCCGGCTACTGAAAGTAAAACATGTGATCCCTTGCCATTATGGTACCATGCCCACGCTGACCGGTACTCCGCAGCGGCTGAAAGAGCTGACACAAGACCAGGAGCGCCTGCAGATACATGCACTTAAGTCAGGGGACGAACTGGACCTTGCTATCCTGCAGCCCCATCGGTAGCTGCCCTTTTTAAAACCATCCTTATATGTTACCCCTTACCACAGACCGCTTATTAATATACCCTTGCCGCCTGCCTCTAATCACTGCGATCTATCTGCAGGATCCACAGGCCGCTGCTACACTCAATGCGGAGATACCTCCGGATTGGCCGCAGGCTGAACTGAAAGAATTACTGCCACATCTCATAAAACTACTGCAGCATGATCCCAAATCTTTTCCCTGGTTACTTTGGGTGATCGTCTCAGCTACCAGTAAAACGGTACTGGGAGATATTGGATTTAAAGGACGCCCCGATGAAAATGGAATGGTGGAAATAGGTTATTCCCTACGCCCGGATCACCGTAACCAGGGATATATGCAGGAAGCCACCACCGCATTGATTGACTGGGCCTTTCAGCAACCTGCTGTAAAAGGAATCGAAGCAGAGTGCGATATCAGTAATATCGCCTCCGGAAAAGTATTGCAGCGCCTGGGAATGCGACAAACAGGTATTTATGACTATATGATTCGCTGGCAGTTGCTGGAGAAGGATTTTACCGCACTGCGCAAAGACATAAAATAGCCTGATGTCATGTTTTGTATGAAAGACTACTCCGTTATATGTTGTTTGGCGAATTTGATGAAAAGCTGTGCCAGCTTGTCTTGTAAGCCCTGTAGATAAGTGAAATGCAGTTTACGGATAACCCTGAAGTTCTTTACCGGCAGCACTACAAATTCGCCGGCTTCCACTTCTCTTTGTACCGCCTGTAATGATATAAATGCTGCACAGGAAGAATGATGGAGGTAAGATTTGATACTTTCGGTACTACCCATATACATGGCTACGTTGAGGTCTGTGATCTTCAGTTTCAATCGTTTCAGTTCATCGGTGATTACCTCCAGGGTACCGGAACCATGTTCCCGCATCAGTAGCGGGATCGTTTTCAGGTCATTGGCAGTAAGCGGTTCTCCGTTGCCGTATTGATGTTTGGGATTGCCGATCAGCACTATTTCATCACGGGCAAACTCCACATATTTCAGCAATGGGTTTTTGGAGCTGCCTTCGATGATGCCCAGCAGAATACTCTTTTCAAAGAGGGCCTGTTCAATCTGCTCAGTATTGCCGGTGCTCAGCGATGTTTTTACATCGGGGTACCGTTGATTGAATTTGGCCAGCAGCGGTGGTATCAGGTATTGTGCGATGGTAGTGCTGGCGCCGATGGCCAGCAAGCCACCCTGTGTATGTTTCAGCTGGTTGATTTCGTATTCCAGATTGCGGTAATCGGTGAAGATGATCTCTGCATGATGCAGTACAAGTTGTCCGGCGCGGGTGAGTTTGATGCGGTTGCCGATCCTTTCAAACAGGGCCATGCCCAACTGTTGTTCCAGTTCATGGATATGTTTGGTAACAGCTGGTTGGGAGATATACAATTCTTCTGCTGCTTTGGTGAAGCTGAGCCTTTTGGCTACGGTATGGAATACCCTGAGTCTGAAATCGAACATGCAATAAAAGTACTGTTTTTTAGAGGGCCGTGGTTGGTTTGTTTGGCAGATAACGTGTTATCCCGTTAAAGGTAAAAAAATAAGGATTAAACCACTGAAGGTTT
Encoded proteins:
- a CDS encoding LysR substrate-binding domain-containing protein, whose translation is MFDFRLRVFHTVAKRLSFTKAAEELYISQPAVTKHIHELEQQLGMALFERIGNRIKLTRAGQLVLHHAEIIFTDYRNLEYEINQLKHTQGGLLAIGASTTIAQYLIPPLLAKFNQRYPDVKTSLSTGNTEQIEQALFEKSILLGIIEGSSKNPLLKYVEFARDEIVLIGNPKHQYGNGEPLTANDLKTIPLLMREHGSGTLEVITDELKRLKLKITDLNVAMYMGSTESIKSYLHHSSCAAFISLQAVQREVEAGEFVVLPVKNFRVIRKLHFTYLQGLQDKLAQLFIKFAKQHITE
- a CDS encoding metal-dependent hydrolase, with the protein product MSTQNSKIKFLGHASFQLTTPEDHTILIDPWFTGNPALPEGYTLPEKIDLILITHGHRDHLDSKIIELIRTHSPKVIANPIVRLFLQDQGVPEHVFEQMNAGGTVSILHTKVTMTNAFHFAQVYQPDGKIGYTHAANGFIIWMSDDVSVYYSGDTSVFSDMALLGEIYEPDVAILPIGDRYTMGPLEAAFAIRLLKVKHVIPCHYGTMPTLTGTPQRLKELTQDQERLQIHALKSGDELDLAILQPHR
- a CDS encoding GNAT family N-acetyltransferase: MLPLTTDRLLIYPCRLPLITAIYLQDPQAAATLNAEIPPDWPQAELKELLPHLIKLLQHDPKSFPWLLWVIVSATSKTVLGDIGFKGRPDENGMVEIGYSLRPDHRNQGYMQEATTALIDWAFQQPAVKGIEAECDISNIASGKVLQRLGMRQTGIYDYMIRWQLLEKDFTALRKDIK